Proteins encoded together in one Pongo abelii isolate AG06213 chromosome 8, NHGRI_mPonAbe1-v2.0_pri, whole genome shotgun sequence window:
- the LOC100443776 gene encoding putative PIP5K1A and PSMD4-like protein, with the protein MASASSGPLSSVGFSSFDPAVPSCTSSSASGIKRPMASEVPYASVMPIKKIGHRSVDSSGETTSSALKGAIQLGITHTVGSLSTRPESDVLMQDFHMVESIFFPSEGSNLTPAHHYNDFRFKTYAPVAFRYFWELFGIRPDDYLYSLCSEPLIELCSSGASGSLFYASGDDEFIIKTVRHKEAEFLQKLLPGYYMNLNQNPRTLLPKFYGLYCVQAGGKNIRIVVMNNLLPRSVKMHIKYDLKGSTYKRRASQKEREKPLPTFKDLDFLQDIPDGLFLDADVHNALCKTLQRDCLVLQSFKIMGYSLLMSIHNIDHAQREPLSSETQYSVDTRRPAPQKALYSTAMESIQGEARRGGTMETDDHMGGIPARNSKGERLLLYIGIIDILQSYRFVKKLEHSWKALVHDGDTVSVHHPGFYAERFQRFICNTVFKKIPLKPSPSKRFRSGSSFSQRAGSSGNSCITYQPLVSGEHKAQVTTKAEVEPGVYLGRPDVLPQTPPLEEISEGSPIPDPSFSPLVGETLQMLTTSVDNSEYTRNGDFLPIRLQAQQDAVNTVCHSKTRSNPENNVGLITLDNDCEVLTTLTPDTGRIPSKLHTVQPKGKITFCTGIRVAHLALKHRQGNNHKIRIIAFVGNPVEDNEKDLVKLAKCLKKEKVNVDIINFGEEEVNTEKLTAFVNTLNGKDGTGSHLVTVPPGPSLADALISFPILAGEGGAMMGLGASDFEFGVDPSADPELALVLRVFMEEQRQRQEEEPRQAAAASAAEAGIATTGTEDSDDALLRMTISQQEFGRTGLPDLSSMTEEEKIAYAMQRSPQGAEFGQAESADIDASSAMDTSEPAKEEDDYDVMQDPEFLQSVLENLPGVDPNNESIRNAMGSPASQATKDGKKDKKEEDKK; encoded by the coding sequence ATGGCGTCCGCCTCCTCCGGGCCGTTGTCTTCGGTCGGTTTTTCATCCTTTGATCCCGCGGTCCCTTCCTGTACCTCGTCCTCAGCATCTGGAATCAAGAGACCCATGGCATCTGAGGTGCCTTATGCCTCTGTTATGCCCATCAAGAAAATAGGCCATAGAAGTGTTGATTCCTCAGGAGAGACAACCTCATCAGCCTTGAAAGGTGCCATCCAGTTAGGCATTACCCACACTGTGGGGAGCCTGAGTACCAGACCAGAGAGTGATGTCCTCATGCAAGATTTCCACATGGTGGAGAGTATCTTCTTTCCCAGTGAAGGGAGCAACCTGACCCCTGCTCATCACTACAATGACTTTCGTTTCAAGACCTATGCACCTGTTGCCTTCCGCTACTTCTGGGAGCTATTTGGTATCCGGCCCGATGATTACTTGTATTCCCTCTGCAGTGAGCCGCTGATTGAACTTTGTAGCTCTGGAGCTAGCGGTTCCCTGTTCTATGCGTCCGGCGACGATGAGTTCATTATTAAGACAGTCCGACATAAAGAGGCAGAGTTTCTGCAGAAGCTGCTTCCAGGATACTACATGAACCTCAACCAAAACCCTCGGACTTTGCTGCCTAAATTCTATGGACTGTACTGTGTGCAGGCAGGTGGCAAGAACATTCGGATTGTGGTGATGAACAATCTTTTACCAAGGTCGGTAAAAATGCATATCAAATATGACCTCAAAGGCTCAACCTACAAACGGCGGGCTTCCCAGAAAGAGCGAGAGAAGCCTCTTCCCACATTTAAAGACCTAGACTTCTTACAAGACATCCCTGATGGTCTTTTTTTGGATGCTGACGTGCACAACGCTCTCTGTAAGACCCTGCAGCGTGACTGTTTGGTGCTGCAGAGCTTCAAGATAATGGGTTATAGCCTCTTGATGTCAATCCATAATATAGATCATGCACAACGAGAGCCCTTAAGCAGCGAAACACAATACTCAGTTGATACTCGAAGACCGGCCCCCCAAAAGGCTCTGTATTCCACAGCCATGGAATCCATCCAGGGAGAGGCTCGAAGGGGTGGCACCATGGAGACCGATGACCATATGGGTGGCATCCCTGCCCGGAATAGTAAAGGGGAAAGGCTTCTGCTTTATATTGGCATCATTGACATTCTACAGTCTTACAGGTTTGTTAAGAAGTTGGAGCACTCTTGGAAAGCCCTGGTACATGATGGAGATACTGTCTCAGTGCATCACCCAGGCTTCTACGCTGAACGGTTCCAGCGCTTCATCTGCAACACAGTATTTAAGAAGATTCCCTTGAAGCCTTCTCCTTCCAAAAGATTTCGGTCTGGCTCATCTTTCTCTCAGCGAGCAGGCTCCAGTGGCAACTCCTGCATTACTTACCAGCCATTGGTCTCTGGGGAACACAAGGCACAAGTGACAACAAAGGCGGAAGTGGAGCCAGGCGTTTACCTTGGTCGTCCTGATGTTTTACCTCAGACTCCACCTTTGGAGGAAATCAGTGAGGGCTCACCTATTCCTGATCCCAGTTTCTCACCTCTAGTTGGAGAGACTTTGCAAATGCTAACTACAAGTGTGGACAACAGTGAGTATACGCGGAATGGAGACTTCTTACCCATCCGGCTGCAGGCCCAGCAGGATGCTGTCAACACAGTTTGTCATTCAAAGACCCGCAGCAACCCTGAGAACAACGTGGGCCTTATCACGCTGGATAATGACTGTGAAGTGCTGACCACACTCACCCCAGACACTGGCCGTATCCCGTCCAAGCTACATACTGTCCAACCCAAGGGCAAGATCACCTTCTGCACGGGCATCCGCGTGGCCCATCTGGCTCTGAAGCACCGACAAGGCAACAATCACAAGATCCGCATCATTGCCTTTGTGGGAAACCCGGTGGAGGACAATGAGAAAGATCTGGTGAAACTGGCTAAATGCCTCAAGAAGGAGAAAGTAAATGTTGACATTATCAATTTTGGGGAAGAGGAGGTGAACACAGAAAAACTGACAGCCTTTGTAAACACGTTGAATGGCAAAGATGGAACCGGTTCTCATCTGGTCACAGTGCCTCCTGGGCCCAGTTTGGCTGATGCTCTCATCAGTTTTCCGATTTTGGCTGGTGAAGGTGGTGCCATGATGGGTCTTGGTGCCAGTGACTTTGAATTTGGAGTAGATCCCAGTGCTGATCCTGAGCTGGCCTTGGTCCTTCGTGTATTTATGGAAGAGCAGCGGCAGCGGCAGGAGGAGGAGCCCAGGCAGGCAGCTGCAGCTTCTGCTGCTGAGGCCGGGATTGCTACGACTGGGACTGAAGACTCAGACGATGCCCTGCTGAGGATGACCATCAGCCAGCAAGAGTTTGGCCGCACTGGGCTTCCTGACCTAAGCAGTATGACTGAGGAAGAGAAGATTGCTTATGCCATGCAGAGGTCCCCACAGGGAGCAGAGTTTGGCCAGGCAGAATCAGCAGACATTGATGCCAGCTCAGCCATGGACACATCTGAGCCAGCCAAGGAGGAGGATGATTACGACGTGATGCAGGACCCTGAGTTCCTTCAGAGTGTCCTAGAGAACCTCCCAGGTGTGGATCCCAACAATGAATCCATTCGAAATGCTATGGGCTCCCCGGCCTCCCAGGCCACCAAGGATGGCAAGAAGGACAAGAAGGAGGAAGACAAGAAGTGA